The Bos javanicus breed banteng chromosome 18, ARS-OSU_banteng_1.0, whole genome shotgun sequence genome has a segment encoding these proteins:
- the LOC133229654 gene encoding zinc finger protein 271-like — MKHTCSLKENVKNLEGNLVFIANTHSDNCERRLRLNIHSRMSEHLQFNNECENSQTKQFEGSMSRVSLFFPKQIFSIHSKIYNVDDNGRDEIQPSWFNTYCGMVNTQQLSMYNKMSQTLNKSHISNNYKSICGGLRSCSDNETRYTVEEASNLKKHQGPESSNKDSKSNKCRNTFDQISGFSLDKSTCTGDRTCSEYGKVSNHCSELTQQDIVQNAQEENKCKICEKVFSKSSNLSRHRRIHTGRKPFKCTECCTAFNCHSLLNQHQRIHAGEKPYICKECNKAFHRSSFLTQHQRIHTGEKPYKCTVCGKAFMYNSRLIQHQQIHAGEKPYKCTDCSKAFTYNSLLIQHRRIHTGEKPYKCTECSKAFTYNSHLIQHQRIHTGERPYKCTECSKAFTYNSLLTQHRRIHTGEKPYKCTECSKAFIYNSLLIQHQRIHTGEKPFKCTECSKAFTCNSDLIEHKRIHTGEKPYICKECNKAFRRSSFLTEHQRNHTGEKPHKCTVCGKAFTYNSRLIQHQRIHAEEKPYKCTECSKAFTRKSVLIKHRQIHTGEKPYKCTECSKAFTYNSRLIEHQQIHAGEKPYKCTECSKAFTYNSLLIKHRRIHSGEKPYKCTECSKAFPCNSDLIEHQRIHTGEKPYICKECNKAFRRSSFLTRHQRIHAGEKPYKCTVCGKAFTYNSSLIQHQRIHTGEKHYKCTECSKAFTCNSLLIQHQQNHTGEKPYKCTVCGKAFTYNSRLIKHQRIHAGEKPYKCTECSKAFTYNSLLIQHRRIHTGEKPYKCTECSKTFTYNSRLIQHQRIHSGEKPYKCTECSKAFTCNSSLIQHQRIHTGEKPYICKECNKAFHRSSFLTQHQRIHTGEKPYKCTECGKAFTYHSNLIQHKRIHAR, encoded by the coding sequence ATGAAACATACGTGTTCTCTAAAAGAAAACGTGAAAAATCTGGAAGGTAATCTAGTCTTTATTGCAAATACTCATTCAGACAATTGTGAACGTAGGCTTCGACTAAACatacattcaaggatgtctgaaCACCTACAATTTAACAATGAGTGTGAAAACTCACAAACTAAGCAATTTGAGGGATCCATGAGCAGGGTGTCATTATTCTTCCCCAAACAGATATTTTCTATCCATTCCAAGATATATAATGTTGATGATAATGGAAGAGATGAAATCCAACCATCATGGTTCAATACATATTGTGGTATGGTTAATACACAACAACTTTCCATGTATAATAAAATGAGTCAGACCTTAAATAAGAGCCACATCTCCAATAATTACAAGAGTATTTGTGGCGGACTGAGAAGCTGTTCCGACAATGAAACTAGGTATACAGTTGAAGAAGCCTCAAACCTTAAGAAACATCAGGGACCTGAATCTTCAAACAAGGATTCTAAaagtaataaatgtagaaatacCTTTGATCAAATATCAGGTTTTTCTCTAGATAAGAGTACTTGTACTGGAGACAGGACTTGTAGTGAATATGGTAAGGTTTCTAATCACTGTTCAGAACTTACTCAACAGGACATTGTTCAGAATGCACAGGAAGAAAACAAGTGTAAGATATGTGAGAAAGTGTTTAGTAAGTCATCCAATCTAAGTAGACATAGGAGAATTCATACAGGAAGGAAACCTTTCAAATGTACAGAATGTTGCACAGCATTTAACTGTCACTCACTTCTTAATCAACATCAGCGAATTCatgctggagagaaaccttatataTGTAAAGAATGTAACAAAGCCTTTCATCGTTCCTCATTTCTTACTCAACATCAGcgaattcacactggagagaaaccttataaatgtacagtatgtggcaaagcctttatgTACAACTCAAGGCTTATTCAACATCAGCAAATTCatgctggagagaaaccttataaatgtacagactGTAGCAAAGCCTTTACTTACAACTCACTTCTTATTCAACATCgacgaattcatactggagagaaaccttataaatgtacagaatgtagcaAAGCCTTTACTTACAACTCACACCTTATTcaacatcagcgaattcatactggagagagaccttataaatgtacagaatgtagcaAAGCCTTTACTTACAACTCACTTCTTACTCAGCATCggcgaattcatactggagaaaaaccttataaatgtacagaatgtagcaAAGCCTTTATTTACAACTCACTTCTTATTCAGcatcagcgaattcatactggagagaaaccttttaaatgtacagaatgtagcaAAGCCTTTACTTGCAACTCAGACCTTATTGAACATaagcgaattcatactggagagaaaccttatataTGTAAAGAATGTAACAAAGCCTTTCGTCGTTCCTCATTTCTTACTGAACATCAGCGAaatcatactggagagaaacctcaTAAATGTACAGTATGTGGCAAAGCTTTTACTTACAACTCACGCCTTATACAACATCAGCGAATTCATGCTgaagagaaaccttataaatgtacagaatgtagcaAAGCCTTTACTCGCAAGTCAGTTCTTATAAAACATCGgcaaattcatactggagagaaaccttataaatgtacagaatgtagcaAAGCCTTTACTTACAACTCACGCCTTATTGAACATCAGCAAATTCatgctggagagaaaccttataaatgtacagaatgtagcaAAGCCTTTACTTACAACTCACTTCTTATTAAGCATCGGCGAATTCATagtggagagaaaccttataaatgtacagaatgtagcaAAGCCTTTCCATGCAACTCAGACCTTATTGaacatcagcgaattcatactggagagaaaccttatataTGTAAAGAATGTAACAAAGCCTTTCGTCGTTCCTCATTTCTTACTCGACATCAGAGAATTCAcgctggagagaaaccttataaatgtacagtatgtggcaaagcctttacttACAACTCAAGTCTTATTcaacatcagcgaattcatactggagagaaacattataaatgtacagaatgtagcaAAGCCTTTACTTGCAACTCACTTCTTATTCAACATCAGCAAaatcatactggagagaaaccttataaatgtacagtatgtggcaaagcctttacttACAACTCACGCCTTATTAAACATCAGCGAATTCatgctggagagaaaccttataaatgtacagaatgtagcaAAGCCTTTACTTACAACTCGCTTCTTATTCAACATCggcgaattcatactggagagaaaccttataaatgtacagaatgtagcaAAACCTTTACTTACAACTCACGGCTTATTcaacatcagcgaattcatagtggagagaagccttataaatgtacagaatgtagcaAAGCCTTTACTTGCAACTCAAGCCTTATTcaacatcagcgaattcatactggagagaaaccttatataTGTAAAGAATGTAACAAAGCCTTTCATCGTTCCTCATTTCTTACTCAACATCAGcgaattcacactggagagaaaccgtataaatgtacagaatgtggcaaagcctttacttACCACTCAAACCTTATTCAACATAAGCGAATTCATGCTCGatag